One Oryza sativa Japonica Group chromosome 8, ASM3414082v1 DNA window includes the following coding sequences:
- the LOC107281952 gene encoding BTB/POZ and MATH domain-containing protein 3 — protein sequence MATAASTASSTTSPPHTTTMSTHSTELVKGSHEFTVAGYSLQKRNGTGHFVRSGSFEVGGYSWAIRFYPAGSTKEEERHVSVFLELGSTVVEKVTARFRFRVNGATASSWGQFNDFTLSSKTWGYQKFMEIETVESEYLINDCLTMHCDVEVVKELKTGATMSRFITVPPPAICCHLEQLLESKEGCDVTFQVERSDYDAHRVVLSARSPVFRAQFFGPMADTGGGDRYVRILDMKPTVFEAVLRFIYTDRLPPVEDGEAAASSCWREDVREMARS from the coding sequence atggccaccgccgcctcaaCTGCGTCTTCCACCACCAGCCCACCGCACACCACCACCATGTCCACTCACTCCACTGAGCTTGTCAAGGGCTCGCATGAGTTCACCGTCGCCGGCTACAGCCTGCAGAAGAGGAACGGCACCGGACACTTCGTCAGGTCCGGCTCATTCGAGGTCGGTGGATACAGCTGGGCGATCCGATTCTACCCTGCTGGCAGcacaaaggaagaagaaagacaCGTGTCCGTGTTCCTCGAGCTGGGAAGCACTGTGGTAGAGAAAGTTACCGCAAGGTTCAGATTCCGCGTCAATGGCGCTACCGCGAGCTCGTGGGGCCAGTTTAACGACTTCACACTTAGCAGCAAAACATGGGGGTACCAGAAATTTATGGAGATAGAAACCGTGGAGTCGGAGTACCTGATCAACGACTGCCTGACGATGCACTGCGACGTGGAGGTTGTCAAGGAGTTGAAGACCGGAGCAACCATGAGCCGCTTCATCACGGTGCCGCCGCCAGCCATCTGCTGTCATCTCGAGCAGCTTCTGGAGAGCAAGGAAGGCTGCGACGTGACCTTTCAGGTCGAGCGCAGCGACTACGACGCGCACAGGGTGGTGCTCTCGGCGCGGTCGCCGGTGTTCCGCGCCCAGTTCTTCGGCCCAATGGCGGACACCGGCGGCGGAGACAGGTACGTGCGCATCCTTGACATGAAACCGACGGTCTTCGAGGCCGTGCTCCGGTTCATCTACACGGACAGGTTGCCGCCCGTCGAGGACGGCGAAGCTGCCGCCAGCAGCTGCTGGAGGGAAGACGTCAGAGAGATGGCCCGCAGCTGA